The Candidatus Margulisiibacteriota bacterium region ATAGGGAGCGACTCGTCCCTATTATAATCATCCCAATAGGGATACTTTATTGCCTGAACTCAATGTTTATCAGCGCTAAAACTCATAATTAGAACTGCTGCGAGTGGACCGCAGGGCAATCGCATACTAACCGATCGTCATCCCTGAATGTCCTTATCAGGGATCCATAACTATAGCCTATTATAAATGTCACTCCAATATATAAAGTACCATTTTTCTTGCTAGCCAATATATAAACGTAAAAATATTTCTCCATAATAAAACTTATTATACTTGATTGTAGAGTAGACTACCGACTAATCCATTTTCAGGCTTCGTCGGCAGCCCCTCGTCAAACCGTACGTGCGGTTTTCCCGCATACGGCTTACATAATCGATCATCTGGTACTTGACACATCTCCTTACCTCCATGCACCCCAGAATCACTTCCAACCCGAATGACAAATTGGTCTCATGACCCTTTCATCCATTAGGTTCCATACGCTTGCTTTTCATACCCTGTCAGGTGCAAAAACAAAGAAATAAACAAACGATTAACTATCAAATAATGATAGTAACTATATAGTAAAATGGGAAAAGAATCAGAAATCTTGTCATTTATTAAATTAGCCTTTCAAGTTACAATATCTATTATAGAGGTAAAAGTATGATCCCAGAGCAAAAAAAGTTACCTATCAAATCCAAGCCAATTCTTAAATGGGCTGGCGGCAAACAACAACTAATTAATTCTTTAGAAAAATATATCCCTAAAGAATATGGAACATATATTGAACCATTTATTGGAGGCGGCGCACTTTTTTTCCACCTAAATCCTGAAAAATCAATAATAGCAGATTCAAATCCTGAATTAATAAATCTATATAGTATTATTAAAAACCAACTAAGTAGTCTTATTGTCGAACTTAAAAACTTTTATCCAGATAAAGACTTCTACTCTGCGGTTAGAGCCTGGAAATTTGAAGATCTTTCAAGCGTTAAAGCCGCAGCGAGAACACTATATTTGAATAAAACTTGCTTTAATGGTCTCTACAGAGTTAATAAAAATGGCCAATTCAATGTACCTTATGGTAATTATAAGAATCCAAATTTCATTGATGAAAAAAATTTAGCCGCTACGTCACAGGCGATGCAAAACACAAAAATAATATTAGGTGATTATAAAGAAATCTTATTAAAGAATGCAAAAGAAAATGATCTCATTTTTTTAGACCCTCCTTATTTACCTATATCTGACTTCTCTGATTTTAAAAGATATACTAAAGAGCAATTTTATGAAGAAGATCATGTTGAACTATTCTATGAAATCACACGACTGCATGAATTAGGTTGCCACATAATTTTAACAAACTCCAACCATCCATTAGTGTACGATTATTTAAGTGGTTTTGATATAGAAGTCGTAAAAACTAAACGATACATTAATTGTAAAGGCAATAAAAGAACAGGGGAAGATATTATTGTTAATATCCCTCCTAAAAAGAAAATCTTTTTTCAACTCGTCCCGGATCCTTTGCCAAAGCAAATTGAAAAATTCCCAGCCACAAGATATATGGGAGGAAAAACAGCAATACTTCCGCATATATGGAACATTGCATCCAACTTCAAATTCAACACAGTTTTGGATTTATTCAGTGGTAGCGGAATAGTTTCATATATGTTCAAGGCTCAGGGAAAAAGCGTTATTACTAATGATTACATGACGATGAATCACTGCATAGCCAAGGCTCTCATTGAAAACAACGATGTTACATTAACCGAAGAAGACATTTATTTTTTAATAAGTTCAAGTAGTGATAATGACCATTTTGTATCAGAAACTTTTAAAGATTTATATTTCCCAGATGAAGATAATTTATTAATCGACAACATAAGGGCTAATATTCAAAAAATCACTAATGAAAAAAAGAAAGCAATAGCCACTACAGCATTAATCAGAGCATGCGTAAAAAAAAGACCTAGAGGCATCTTCACTTATGTTGGATATAAGTATGATGATGGCAGAAAAGATTTAAAGACATCATTCCAAGACCAATTTATAAATGCAATTAAAATCATTAATAAAGCGGTTTTTGATAATGGATTGAATAACTCAGCAAAAAACTTTGATGCACTACAACTATCAGTAAAACCAGATTTAGTATATATGGATCCACCCTACTATAGCCCATTATCTGATAATGAATACGTAAGAAGATATCATTTCGTTGAAGGTATTGCCAGGGATTGGAAAAACGTGGAAATGCAATGGCATACTAAAACAAAAAAATTCAAAAGCTATCCTACTCCTTTTAGTTCCAGAACTGGCGCATTTGAAGCATTTGATAAACTATTTAAAAAATACAAAGACTCAATACTCCTAGTATCATATTCATCAAATTCATTTCCCACACAAACTGAAATCGTAGAGTTACTAGCAAAATACAAAAAACAAGTACACGTTGAAGCAATTGATCATAAATACTGCTTTGGAACACATGGTCATAAAGCAGGAGAAAATCGAAACAACGTTAAAGAATACATCTTCGTGGGGTATTAATGTGAAAATATACAGTAAAAACATTCCGCAG contains the following coding sequences:
- a CDS encoding DNA adenine methylase, which translates into the protein MIPEQKKLPIKSKPILKWAGGKQQLINSLEKYIPKEYGTYIEPFIGGGALFFHLNPEKSIIADSNPELINLYSIIKNQLSSLIVELKNFYPDKDFYSAVRAWKFEDLSSVKAAARTLYLNKTCFNGLYRVNKNGQFNVPYGNYKNPNFIDEKNLAATSQAMQNTKIILGDYKEILLKNAKENDLIFLDPPYLPISDFSDFKRYTKEQFYEEDHVELFYEITRLHELGCHIILTNSNHPLVYDYLSGFDIEVVKTKRYINCKGNKRTGEDIIVNIPPKKKIFFQLVPDPLPKQIEKFPATRYMGGKTAILPHIWNIASNFKFNTVLDLFSGSGIVSYMFKAQGKSVITNDYMTMNHCIAKALIENNDVTLTEEDIYFLISSSSDNDHFVSETFKDLYFPDEDNLLIDNIRANIQKITNEKKKAIATTALIRACVKKRPRGIFTYVGYKYDDGRKDLKTSFQDQFINAIKIINKAVFDNGLNNSAKNFDALQLSVKPDLVYMDPPYYSPLSDNEYVRRYHFVEGIARDWKNVEMQWHTKTKKFKSYPTPFSSRTGAFEAFDKLFKKYKDSILLVSYSSNSFPTQTEIVELLAKYKKQVHVEAIDHKYCFGTHGHKAGENRNNVKEYIFVGY